Genomic segment of Drosophila ananassae strain 14024-0371.13 chromosome 2L, ASM1763931v2, whole genome shotgun sequence:
TTTCGCGGGGCATTTCAATGGAAGACTACGACAAGCCCAACATCCGCCGGCTCAGCATCATGAACAGTGAGTTGCCCAAAAAGGAGTAATCACACCACAGCTACACCTACAGCTACAGCTACAGCTAAAATGCGGGCAAAACGTACAGCTCCCAGCGTTGGTAGATTAagcatatttgcatatttaaatGACATACTTAAATTAGTGAAATACCTTTTAGTCTGAAATCGAACAATTATGTCAACCCAAAGCCAAACAATCATCCCAGATGTAATCGCATATAATCTTAGTCGAATGGTGATGGACGTCTTAAGCCAAATTTTAATTAGCAATCGCTTCGAATATTTAACAAGCAAAAtcagcaacaaaaacacatTGTTCATACTCAATGATGGCACACACTCAAGTGGATGTCGACTCGTTTTTAAACTGTGTATTTAGGTTTAGTCTTATGACCCCAAGGATCCCACCTGTGAAAATGAAACTAAAGCAAAGCATTCATATCTTAATCTTCCACTCAAGCGAACTTAGACACAACTGCTAAATATTAACTACGAACAAGCAATCATCTATGTAATACCTCCGATTAGAAAACTGTACCTAAACGCGTAGAAACTATGGCGACTCACTTTTAATTGTGACCCACTATCCCTAaaattttatatcatttttcTGAACAGTCTCAAATGTTGCTAttttaagaaaacaaaaatcatatataaaaaGTTTGAATAGCATAATTTAAAAGCACCTCTATAATGGAAAgagtaattaaaatatttataataaatgaAGGCACACGGATTGAATGTTTACGAGTTGTACGTAAGTGCAAacaatcaaaatcaaaagcaattggaaacccaaaaaaaatattttaatgcaaTGTAGCTCTGCGCCGTTTTTTGAAGCAAGTATTACAATTGTTTTATCTCGCATTGGCTTTAGCTTAACATTTAGTAAAGACATTCAAGTCGACCAAGCACTCAGATAAATAGATGCAACCACACAGTTACAAAATAAAGTTGATAAAGAAGGAACGtttatggttttattttatttttaagatgcTTAAAGCATAAAAACATCCCTATTAAagataaataacaataaaattatGACCACTAAATAATGCTTATTTATAGGACTGTCAAACTATCGAAAGATGCTTTTCCCAAGTTTTAAGGCCTCTCGACTACCGAAATCTTCCGgcatgttgtttatatattccATCCAAGGCACTGGAACCACAAATCAAATTGCCCGCAAACAGTTGAGCGTTGTTATCGATAAATCGATAATACGTAAATGAGCTGGTCACTCTTAGATCGATTACTGGCAATGGCTCTCGCCGCTAGCGTAATCGATAGTTTGACAGGCCCTAGTGCTTCTGGCTTTAATAACAAATTTGAGAACAATTGCGAAGCAAATAATGTTAATAATATTGAGCTAACCTGCGCTTCGCCTCCAAACCCGCTCCCGTTGACCGAACAGCCAAGAGGACCTTCAATTTCAATTGCGTTCATATGGATGCCCCGCCACCTACAAAGCCTCCGCGGGGAGTGAAATATGGCAAGGATGAGGTAAATTACTTCAAGCCGTCGCTGAAAATGATTTTTCAATATTCCAACAACTACAATATGCAATAAACTTTACCGGAAACCACATAAAAGAGGTCTTATTGATGGTCTAATGGTGTTTTTACGGGTCCAAGGCTGATGACGACAccatctgttgttgttgctgcacgccctcttttttttttttttgttttgagatATGTAATGAATAATCTTTTCACTTATTTTTGTGTGGCTTTGTAGTCCGCAGGCTGTGGTTTTCTGGTCAATGTCATCAAATCCCTGGGATTCAGCGAGACTACAGAGGAACGCCAGAAGGAGAAGCTTAAAATCGAGCAGGAGTTTAAGCGCTCGGACCTGCGACTCAATGAGCTGGTTTCACGCCATGACCAGCAACTCACATTGGTGCTGCCCCTGTTCAGTCAGGTGTCCACAGAGGTAACCGCTAGCCGGGAAAGAATTCATGCCGTCAAGGAGAACTTGGGTGCCTGCAAGCGGCTGCTTCAGTGCCGGCGTGATGAGCTTAAGAAGATGTGGACAGACGCAGTGCAGCACAAGTATGTGCTGGAAATGCTGGAGCAAATGTaagataaaattttattaatcagTGCAATaacttaaattataatttgtttaaacagCCAAGAGCTCCGTAAAGTGCCTCAACGTGTGGTGAGCTATACAGCCAAGCGTCAGTATTTACATGCCAGCAAGGCGCTGACTGACGCCTTGACCACCTTAAACGGTCCTCTGCAAGCTGTCGAAGGCTTGTCAGACTTGCGAGCCGACTTGCAAACGCGTCGTCAACAGTTGTACCAAAGGCTGCACGAGGAGCTGGTTACCCAGGTGTATACGAACTCTGCCAGCGAGGCCTTATCTGCGTTCCAGCGCAGCAACTCCAGTCGTTTGAATTCCAGCTTTACGCGCGGCATTGGTGCTCGGCGATCCACAGATCGCATTGAGGCAAATGCCCGAGTGCGCAAGGCCCTCGCGGAAATGGCGCAATGTTTTGATCTGGACAAGGCTGAGGTCATTGAAGATGCAGATCTCATCTACCCAGAGCTAAGCATGAGCTACTTCGTGGCCATCATCGTGGAATCGTTTGGGATGCTGCACAAGGTGCCTGATTCCCTGGAGACGCTGCGCGTTCAAATCCAAACGGAACTGCTCAATGTGGTCAGACATACGACCCAACAACTATCGCAGTTGGGATTTGGAGAAGCTACCGCAGCATCCGGAGATCAAAATCCCCTTTTAATGTTGTTGGAGGTCATATTTAAGCAGTTCAAGGCCATTGCCAAAACTCATAGTCTGCTATTGAAAAACTACTTGTCAGTGGGACAGAAATATTCGGTCGTAGGACCCCAATCATATGACTTGACAGATTTTTGGGCCCAAGCTCAGTCTGTGGTGAGTGTCGAACACCTACATAAGATCTTCTATTCATAATAATTCAAaccattattatttatttagttgcAATTGCTGTTAACCGACTACTTGGATATTCAAAATGCTGCCGCGGATGAAAGTGCTCAGACGGGATTTTCAGAACCGTCTAGCAACATAAATTCCTATTTCCTAAGGCGCAAGGTGCCAAGGTAAGCTAAAATAAGTCTCTTTGATTCAATAAATACATTAAATATGTTATCCTTGCCAGCACCAAGCGCTCCATGTTCAAGTTTGACAAATCCTCACATGTGGGCAGCACTAGCCAAAACGACTCCTTTAAGGAGCATCGTCGTAACGCCTCGGATGCCTCTGTAGACGATAATCTGGGTGCCCAACTTGGAGGCAGCGGTAAAGGTTCTACCAGTGGCTTATTTCCTCATGAAAAGAAAAAGCGTGAGAAACTGTTGATATGTACTCCTGATCAGAATATCATTACCAAAGTGTATCTGCCTCTGATGGAATATATTAAGGAAATAGAGGCATTTATGAAGTGCAAGCCAGGGTttgttgtatttattttagaaaattaaatatttttaaaaactttctttGTTAACAGACAACCCTGCAGTCTACACGACTTTGTTGACAATTATATTAAGGACACATTCCTATCAAAGGGCCACAACCGCAACTTGCAGTTAACCATAGAGTCGCTCTCTAAAAATCAGGACGCGTGGCGCACCATAGTCAGTCCGGAGGAGATGAAGTCCCTCAATTTGAGCAGGCCTTTGCTGCAGTCTACTGTGATGGTCGAGCGGAGATTAATGGAGACCAAGAACCTAATTCAGGATCTTCCCTGTTATTCTGAGGACCTCCTTAAGATGGTGTGTGCTCTGCTTAAGGCCTATCGCGAAATCTGTCAAGCTGCCTATCGAGGAATTGTGCAGCCCGACTCTGAGGACAAAAGAATATACAGCGTAGCCTGGCTAAAGGATGAAGATATCAGTAGATTTTTAAAGTAAGTGTGGCGAAAATTATGGCTAATCTAACAATAACATAAATGAATATTTCAGGTCGCTGCCGAACTGGACGGATCTAAAAACCTCAAGCCAGAAGGCGCGACACAACCGAAAACTGCACCGAGGAAGTTTTGAGCCGTCTGAAGAGGAGAGTCCCTTACAGGTGCAGCAGCGCAATGTCCGTGAAGCTGAGATGCTGACGAGTAATCTAGGCGAAGGTGGAATAAGACCCCAGGAGATACTGGACGAGATCAGCGTGCTAAAAGAGCTTGCCATCCTACAAGAGAGCATGGAGTGGTTCTCATGTCGCGTTTCCGAGTTTGCAAATGACCTACGCCGTCCGATGGTAAACGGACTGAATGCCGTCTCGGCCGAGTGTTCCGCCGACATCGCTGTTAAGGATGGCACGATAAAGGTGATGACCAACCTGGCCCTAGAGTTCGACGAGCTGGCCAACACCTGTTTGTTGGTGCTGCATCTGGAGGTGCGTGTCCAGTGCTTCCATTACCTGCGGTACAAATCGAGTGTGCGGACTAACAGCTATGTTGGATCGAAAGATGATATCTTAGAGCCCGACCGGCAAGTACAGGTCCTAACCAAGAGACTTTCTGAGATGGACGAAGCTTTTAGCGCCACTCTACATCCGCGAAAAACCAGAGTATGTATAAGAAAAAATTTATGGGGGCGTCTAGTCTCAATTATGTTTTGTATTTCAGTACATTTTTGAGGGCCTGGCGCATTTGGCTTCACGTATACTTATCCAAGCGTCTAATTATCTGGAGCATATCGATCAAATCACAGTGCAGCGCATGTGCAGGAATTCAATTGCCTTGCAACAAACATTGAGCAACATAACCGCATCCAGAGAAGTGGCCTTAGATCAGGCCAAGCAATTTTATGAGCTCCTATGCATGGAACCGGATGTAAGTtcaaataattcatataacTAAACCAATATTAAAAGTtatgaattatattttttgtctcAGGAGATACTCAACGCATTATTGGAACGAGGAACACAGTTCTCTGAAATGCAACTACTAAACGCTCTGCAATTGTCTTGCAAATCCCTCGGGATAACCGACGCCAACCTTTTGGCCTCCTATCAGCAAAAGCTTTCTGATATCCTAGGTACCAAGCCATCCAAAGGTGTTGTTGTATAAATATCTCTAAAGTCAACGGagaaacaaattttaatatcCCTGTTTGTGTACATCGGCATTAGGTGTAAGTGCAAAAGGAGTGTTAGTATTAAGCGAAAAGTTATAACTCATGTTCTGAACATATTGGGCAAGCCCTTGGTGTTGCGATGTAGTCGTTTATACAAATACATATTCTAAAGTTCATTAACAGTACTTTAATGGCCCAAAACAATAAAAGAGAATTTAACAACGATTTGTTTTCTAATATTATGCATCACAGCGGTCACATAATTTTGCCACAGTgcgaatttttaatttttccggtGGAATACCTTTGAGAATTGGGGAAAATAAATCGGAGAAGATTAGGGCCCCCTTCGGTGGCCATTTCTTTGCCAAtagtcatccgattcttgagcgaaaTATCgtttctccatcattctgcatctaaatccagaaaaaaaatatttttcccattttttataaaatttcctgggggatccccctCAAAAGCggggaaggacaatatgaccccctgcgaaggccatatctttgccaatagtcCTCCGATTAttgagcggaatatcttaaacgattcgtagatcgattctccatcattctgcatttaaatccagaaacaaaatattttttccatttttgataaaatttcCTGGGGTATCCCCTTCCAAAATGGGGAAACTGCTTGAAAGGACAACatggccccctgcgaaggccatatctttgccaatagtcctccgattcttgagcggaatatcttaaacgattcgtagatcgattctccatcattctgcatctaaggccaggaacaaaatattttttcgattttttataaaatttcctgggggatccccttccaAAATGGGGAAACTGCTTGAAATTACAACatggccccctgcgaaggccatatctttgccaatagtcatccgattctcgagcgggatatcttaaacgattcgtagatcgattctccttcattctgcatcaaaacccagaaaaaaaatattttttagattttttgtaaacttttCTGGGGGGATCCCTTCCCAAATGGGAAAACTGCCTGAAAGGACAACatggccccctgcgaaggtcatatctttgccaatagtcctccgattcttgagcggaatatcttaaacgattcgtagatcgattctccatcattctgcatctaaggccaggaacaaaatattttttcgattttttataaaatttcctgggggatccccttccaAAATGGGGAAACTGCTTGAAAGGACAACatggccccctgcgaaggccatatctttgccaatagtcatccgattctcgagcgggatatcttaaacgattcgtagatcgattctccttcattctgcatcaaaacccagaaaaaaaatattttttagattttttgtaaacttttCTGGGGGGATCCCTTCCCAAATGGGAAAACTGCCTGAAAGGACAACatggccccctgcgaaggtcatatctttgccaatagtcTTCCGATTAttgagcggaatatcttaaacgatttgtagatcgattctccatcattctgcatttaaatccagaaacaaaatattttttcgattttttataaaatttcctgggggatccccttccaAAATGGGGAAACTGCTTGAAAGGACAACatggccccctgcgaaggccatatctttgccaatagtcatccgattctcgagcgggatatcttaaacgattcgtagatcgattctccttcattctgcatcaaaacccagaaaaaaaatattttttagattttttgtaaacttttCTGGGGGGATCCCTTCCCAAATGGGAAAACTGCCTGAAAGGACAACatggccccctgcgaaggtcatatctttgccaatagtcTTCCGATTAttgagcggaatatcttaaacgatttgtagatcgattctccatcattctgcatttaaatccagaaacaaaatattttttcgattttttataaaatttcctgggggatccc
This window contains:
- the LOC6501418 gene encoding exocyst complex component 4 isoform X4; protein product: MSKPSTPKHGGSSGSAAAAAVPEKISKYNISTEKCGDLTVVVQGDLSQQEKRAVFITVHDLGCNHNSFQEFVSSPCMTEIKERSCFIHVDVPGHADNADALADGFPFPSLQSLGEDLVTVLDYLHVKYVIGLGEGAGANVLARFGLAHPSRVLGLILINATGSAASVLQSFKNKFISWKSDEVAQSAESFLMYHKFGHVMEQIVGENPDKDKIVAEYQKRLHRSLNSKNIGLYVKAFMNRKDLTLKGCKVDVILITGMLSPYASMVEKLHRDVEKERVTILKIERAGDVLADAPGKVAQSILLFCKGQGLLTSVVMPGVDRGRAFSTASSGSLEGANGSRRLSRGISMEDYDKPNIRRLSIMNTKRTFNFNCVHMDAPPPTKPPRGVKYGKDESAGCGFLVNVIKSLGFSETTEERQKEKLKIEQEFKRSDLRLNELVSRHDQQLTLVLPLFSQVSTEVTASRERIHAVKENLGACKRLLQCRRDELKKMWTDAVQHKYVLEMLEQIQELRKVPQRVVSYTAKRQYLHASKALTDALTTLNGPLQAVEGLSDLRADLQTRRQQLYQRLHEELVTQVYTNSASEALSAFQRSNSSRLNSSFTRGIGARRSTDRIEANARVRKALAEMAQCFDLDKAEVIEDADLIYPELSMSYFVAIIVESFGMLHKVPDSLETLRVQIQTELLNVVRHTTQQLSQLGFGEATAASGDQNPLLMLLEVIFKQFKAIAKTHSLLLKNYLSVGQKYSVVGPQSYDLTDFWAQAQSVLQLLLTDYLDIQNAAADESAQTGFSEPSSNINSYFLRRKVPSTKRSMFKFDKSSHVGSTSQNDSFKEHRRNASDASVDDNLGAQLGGSGKGSTSGLFPHEKKKREKLLICTPDQNIITKVYLPLMEYIKEIEAFMKCKPGQPCSLHDFVDNYIKDTFLSKGHNRNLQLTIESLSKNQDAWRTIVSPEEMKSLNLSRPLLQSTVMVERRLMETKNLIQDLPCYSEDLLKMVCALLKAYREICQAAYRGIVQPDSEDKRIYSVAWLKDEDISRFLKSLPNWTDLKTSSQKARHNRKLHRGSFEPSEEESPLQVQQRNVREAEMLTSNLGEGGIRPQEILDEISVLKELAILQESMEWFSCRVSEFANDLRRPMVNGLNAVSAECSADIAVKDGTIKVMTNLALEFDELANTCLLVLHLEVRVQCFHYLRYKSSVRTNSYVGSKDDILEPDRQVQVLTKRLSEMDEAFSATLHPRKTRYIFEGLAHLASRILIQASNYLEHIDQITVQRMCRNSIALQQTLSNITASREVALDQAKQFYELLCMEPDEILNALLERGTQFSEMQLLNALQLSCKSLGITDANLLASYQQKLSDILGTKPSKGVVV